The Solanum lycopersicum chromosome 9, SLM_r2.1 genome window below encodes:
- the LOC101247361 gene encoding uncharacterized protein isoform X2, with protein MWPALVAAAAAGSGFLAKKILNQNATEPISGSTESDSKCDKLNDPEEFMTSFQHKDSIFTSICDKPFNPQGHKDSIFISTFDKHFDPEGTNTPFQHKDSNFICNLGYSIQEKSEGFSDGSIFRFSSACDSEMGFRNLRKKNVEGSRKTKGNVMEWKGKSGGKCGNVRSGEKELFRLDERKRGNGKRFYVCLKKRRTNKVPSGKCDSCASKGNSFFGYGLGIGMMCMMSAGKSEINRLNTTMDETAKAVEELKAELSRKKVAHNLCASKNEVDMDEKNNRECRIHVIAENNNENTNIYRALDLQVAEEGECASSVITEEPQPEVMEMDQLEAELESELLKLPWCATEVMDLNGGRDPCQDEFLEKEFNQADDRNAETYLCNGVLPSELDQKLCHLLIEQQEGQIVELESELRQTHSKLHEKEAELQALKDCVRRLTEFSLDEETDGKMEDEIIVGGDQEKKIEPEVGKSIIGMKRSMIF; from the exons ATGTGGCCAGCTTTAGttgcagcagcagcagcaggaTCTGGTTTTTTAGCCAAGAAAATCCTTAACCAAAATGCCACTGAACCCATCTCTGGTTCCACTGAAAGTGACAGCAAATGTGATAAACTCAATGACCCTGAAGAGTTTATGACTTCCTTTCAAcataaagattcaatctttactAGTATTTGTGATAAACCCTTTAACCCACAAGGGcataaagattcaatctttatcAGTACTTTTGATAAACACTTTGATCCAGAAGGGACTAACACTCCCTTTCAGCATAAAGATTCAAACTTTATATGTAATCTTGGCTATAGCATTCAAGAAAAGAGTGAGGGGTTCTCTGATGGGTCAATTTTTAGGTTTTCAAGTGCTTGTGATTCTGAAATGGGGTTTAGGAATTTGAGGAAGAAAAATGTGGAAGGTTCTAGAAAGACCAAAGGGAATGTGATGGAGTGGAAGGGAAAAAGTGGTGGGAAATGTGGAAATGTGAGGAGTGGTGAGAAGGAATTGTTTAGGTTGGATGAGAGGAAGAGAGGAAATGGGAAgagattttatgtttgtttaaaGAAGAGGAGAACTAATAAAGTTCCTTCAGGGAAATGTGATTCTTGTGCTTCCAAAG GGAATTCGTTTTTTGGTTATGGACTCGGAATTGGAATGATGTGCATGATGTCAGCTGGGAAATCTGAAATCAATAGGCTTAACACTACCATGGATGAAACTGCAAAAGCTGTAGAGGAATTAAAAGCTGAACTTTCTAGGAAAAAAGTTGCACATAACCTGTGTGCTTCGAAGAATGAAGTCGACATGGATGAAAAGAATAATAGAGAATGTAGAATACATGTGATTGCTGAGAATAACAATGAGAACACGAATATTTATAGAGCACTAGATCTCCAAGTGGCCGAGGAAGGTGAATGTGCTAGCAGTGTCATTACAGAAGAGCCACAACCTGAGGTTATGGAAATGGATCAGCTGGAAGCTGAGCTCGAATCCGAGTTACTAAAGCTTCCATGGTGTGCTACAGAAGTTATGGATTTGAATGGAGGAAGAGATCCTTGTCAG GATGAGTTTCTGGAGAAGGAATTTAACCAAGCTGATGACCGCAATGCAGAAACTTATCTATGCAATGGAGTATTGCCATCTGAACTGGATCAAAAGCTTTGTCATCTGCTCATTGAACAACAAGAAGGCCAGATAGTGGAGTTAGAGTCTGAGCTTCGCCAAACTCATTCGAAACTCCACGAGAAAGAAGCTGAGCTCCAAGCGCTCAAGGATTGTGTCCGACGTCTTACTGAATTTTCCCTAG ATGAAGAGACTGATGGCAAAATGGAAGATGAGATCATTGTTGGTGGGGATCAAGAGAAGAAAATTGAACCTGAAGTAGGGAAATCAATAATTGGGATGAAAAGATCAATGATCTTTTGA
- the LOC101247361 gene encoding uncharacterized protein isoform X1, translating to MWPALVAAAAAGSGFLAKKILNQNATEPISGSTESDSKCDKLNDPEEFMTSFQHKDSIFTSICDKPFNPQGHKDSIFISTFDKHFDPEGTNTPFQHKDSNFICNLGYSIQEKSEGFSDGSIFRFSSACDSEMGFRNLRKKNVEGSRKTKGNVMEWKGKSGGKCGNVRSGEKELFRLDERKRGNGKRFYVCLKKRRTNKVPSGKCDSCASKGNSFFGYGLGIGMMCMMSAGKSEINRLNTTMDETAKAVEELKAELSRKKVAHNLCASKNEVDMDEKNNRECRIHVIAENNNENTNIYRALDLQVAEEGECASSVITEEPQPEVMEMDQLEAELESELLKLPWCATEVMDLNGGRDPCQDEFLEKEFNQADDRNAETYLCNGVLPSELDQKLCHLLIEQQEGQIVELESELRQTHSKLHEKEAELQALKDCVRRLTEFSLGNASDEETDGKMEDEIIVGGDQEKKIEPEVGKSIIGMKRSMIF from the exons ATGTGGCCAGCTTTAGttgcagcagcagcagcaggaTCTGGTTTTTTAGCCAAGAAAATCCTTAACCAAAATGCCACTGAACCCATCTCTGGTTCCACTGAAAGTGACAGCAAATGTGATAAACTCAATGACCCTGAAGAGTTTATGACTTCCTTTCAAcataaagattcaatctttactAGTATTTGTGATAAACCCTTTAACCCACAAGGGcataaagattcaatctttatcAGTACTTTTGATAAACACTTTGATCCAGAAGGGACTAACACTCCCTTTCAGCATAAAGATTCAAACTTTATATGTAATCTTGGCTATAGCATTCAAGAAAAGAGTGAGGGGTTCTCTGATGGGTCAATTTTTAGGTTTTCAAGTGCTTGTGATTCTGAAATGGGGTTTAGGAATTTGAGGAAGAAAAATGTGGAAGGTTCTAGAAAGACCAAAGGGAATGTGATGGAGTGGAAGGGAAAAAGTGGTGGGAAATGTGGAAATGTGAGGAGTGGTGAGAAGGAATTGTTTAGGTTGGATGAGAGGAAGAGAGGAAATGGGAAgagattttatgtttgtttaaaGAAGAGGAGAACTAATAAAGTTCCTTCAGGGAAATGTGATTCTTGTGCTTCCAAAG GGAATTCGTTTTTTGGTTATGGACTCGGAATTGGAATGATGTGCATGATGTCAGCTGGGAAATCTGAAATCAATAGGCTTAACACTACCATGGATGAAACTGCAAAAGCTGTAGAGGAATTAAAAGCTGAACTTTCTAGGAAAAAAGTTGCACATAACCTGTGTGCTTCGAAGAATGAAGTCGACATGGATGAAAAGAATAATAGAGAATGTAGAATACATGTGATTGCTGAGAATAACAATGAGAACACGAATATTTATAGAGCACTAGATCTCCAAGTGGCCGAGGAAGGTGAATGTGCTAGCAGTGTCATTACAGAAGAGCCACAACCTGAGGTTATGGAAATGGATCAGCTGGAAGCTGAGCTCGAATCCGAGTTACTAAAGCTTCCATGGTGTGCTACAGAAGTTATGGATTTGAATGGAGGAAGAGATCCTTGTCAG GATGAGTTTCTGGAGAAGGAATTTAACCAAGCTGATGACCGCAATGCAGAAACTTATCTATGCAATGGAGTATTGCCATCTGAACTGGATCAAAAGCTTTGTCATCTGCTCATTGAACAACAAGAAGGCCAGATAGTGGAGTTAGAGTCTGAGCTTCGCCAAACTCATTCGAAACTCCACGAGAAAGAAGCTGAGCTCCAAGCGCTCAAGGATTGTGTCCGACGTCTTACTGAATTTTCCCTAGGTAATGCTTCAG ATGAAGAGACTGATGGCAAAATGGAAGATGAGATCATTGTTGGTGGGGATCAAGAGAAGAAAATTGAACCTGAAGTAGGGAAATCAATAATTGGGATGAAAAGATCAATGATCTTTTGA